The following proteins are co-located in the Solanum pennellii chromosome 1, SPENNV200 genome:
- the LOC107013420 gene encoding O-acyltransferase WSD1-like isoform X1 produces the protein MECGGKKMVLKPIRTSKKFDDDDEEEAEAILLSPGSRMFHEPDFNIHIVAIMGWKIPLDIDTLKAQLLSKLLKHPRFSSLQVMDESGEMRWIPTIVNVDDHVIVPQLDVNNNNNNNMDTDKLIEQYISNLSTTNIDISKPLWDYHILNVKTSYAEATSVFRFHHSLGDGIALMSLLLSCSRKTSDPTSLPTLPVSYSKEKKSNSNNKTNIRSLIWQYMVKLWLFIRLLFNTVVDVLLFGATALFLKDSQSPFTVAKGFNNKHSTRQRFVYRTVSLDDIKFIKNATNATINDVILGITQAALSRYIHRKYDVEGKMKEQMRCRATVLVNLRPALGVQAVAEMIEKNAMVIQGNCFGFVLIPLDIAQLQNPLDYVHKAKISMDRKKRSLEAQCTFYILQLFRNLFGFKGAAKLAKRVPSQTTLAFSNVAGPLEEVSWSGHPLAFLAPTCYGQPTGLMVHACSYAKKLTFAITVDEGMISDPNQLGDDFVDSFISINEAARSKFRTKLH, from the exons ATGGAGTGTGGTGGAAAGAAAATGGTTCTCAAGCCTATACGAACATCAAAGaaatttgatgatgatgatgaagaagaagcaGAAGCAATATTATTGAGTCCAGGTTCTCGAATGTTCCATGAACCTGATTTCAATATTCATATTGTAGCAATCATGGGTTGGAAAATACCACTTGATATTGACACCCTCAAAGCCCAGTTACTAAGCAAGTTGCTTAAACACCCACGCTTCTCCAGTTTGCAG GTTATGGATGAGAGTGGAGAAATGAGATGGATTCCGACAATAGTGAATGTCGATGATCATGTCATAGTACCCCAGCTGgatgttaataataataataataataatatggacACAGATAAGTTGATCGAACAGTATATATCAAACCTAAGCACGACAAATATTGACATATCGAAACCTCTATGGGATTATCACATACTTAACGTGAAAACATCCTATGCTGAGGCAACTTCTGTTTTCCGTTTTCACCATTCTCTTGGAGATGGAATTGCCCTTATGTCCCTCTTACTCTCTTGTTCTAGAAAAACATCGGATCCTACTTCTTTGCCTACACTTCCAGTTTCTTATTCGAAGGAGAAGAAATCAAATAgcaataataaaacaaatattaggTCCTTGATATGGCAGTACATGGTAAAGTTGTGGCTGTTCATCAGGCTTTTGTTCAATACAGTTGTTGATGTTTTGCTTTTTGGCGCGACTGCTCTATTCTTGAAGGATTCCCAATCACCTTTTACAGTTGCAAAAGGATTTAACAACAAGCACTCTACTCGCCAAAGATTTGTTTATCGGACTGTTAGTTTGGAcgatattaaatttataaaaaatgccACAAACGCT ACTATTAACGATGTTATTTTGGGAATCACACAAGCGGCTTTGTCTCGTTATATCCACCGAAAATAcg ATGTTGAAGGCAAGATGAAAGAACAAATGAGATGCAGAGCCACTGTTCTAGTGAATCTGAGACCAGCTTTGGGAGTTCAA GCCGTAGCAGAAATGATTGAGAAGAATGCGATGGTAATACAAGGAAATTGCTTTGGGTTTGTGCTAATTCCTTTAGATATAGCTCAATTACAAAATCCTCTTGATTATGTTCACAAAGCTAAGATATCAATGGATCGGAAAAAGCGTTCTCTTGAG GCTCAATGCACCTTTTACATTTTGCAGCTTTTCCGTAACTTGTTTGGCTTTAAG GGTGCAGCAAAACTTGCTAAAAGAGTTCCATCTCAAACAACACTAGCTTTTTCAAACGTAGCTGGTCCACTTGAAGAAGTTTCTTGGTCAGGCCATCCGTTGGCATTCCTTGCCCCTACATGCTATGGCCAGCCCACT GGGCTAATGGTTCATGCGTGTAGCTATGCGAAGAAGTTAACATTTGCGATAACAGTTGATGAAGGAATGATTTCAGATCCTAACCAGCTTGGCGATGATTTTGTCGATTCATTTATAAGCATCAACGAGGCTGCTCGTTCAAAATTTAGAACCAAACTTCATTAG
- the LOC107013420 gene encoding O-acyltransferase WSD1-like isoform X2: MECGGKKMVLKPIRTSKKFDDDDEEEAEAILLSPGSRMFHEPDFNIHIVAIMGWKIPLDIDTLKAQLLSKLLKHPRFSSLQVMDESGEMRWIPTIVNVDDHVIVPQLDVNNNNNNNMDTDKLIEQYISNLSTTNIDISKPLWDYHILNVKTSYAEATSVFRFHHSLGDGIALMSLLLSCSRKTSDPTSLPTLPVSYSKEKKSNSNNKTNIRSLIWQYMVKLWLFIRLLFNTVVDVLLFGATALFLKDSQSPFTVAKGFNNKHSTRQRFVYRTVSLDDIKFIKNATNATINDVILGITQAALSRYIHRKYDVEGKMKEQMRCRATVLVNLRPALGVQAVAEMIEKNAMLFRNLFGFKGAAKLAKRVPSQTTLAFSNVAGPLEEVSWSGHPLAFLAPTCYGQPTGLMVHACSYAKKLTFAITVDEGMISDPNQLGDDFVDSFISINEAARSKFRTKLH, encoded by the exons ATGGAGTGTGGTGGAAAGAAAATGGTTCTCAAGCCTATACGAACATCAAAGaaatttgatgatgatgatgaagaagaagcaGAAGCAATATTATTGAGTCCAGGTTCTCGAATGTTCCATGAACCTGATTTCAATATTCATATTGTAGCAATCATGGGTTGGAAAATACCACTTGATATTGACACCCTCAAAGCCCAGTTACTAAGCAAGTTGCTTAAACACCCACGCTTCTCCAGTTTGCAG GTTATGGATGAGAGTGGAGAAATGAGATGGATTCCGACAATAGTGAATGTCGATGATCATGTCATAGTACCCCAGCTGgatgttaataataataataataataatatggacACAGATAAGTTGATCGAACAGTATATATCAAACCTAAGCACGACAAATATTGACATATCGAAACCTCTATGGGATTATCACATACTTAACGTGAAAACATCCTATGCTGAGGCAACTTCTGTTTTCCGTTTTCACCATTCTCTTGGAGATGGAATTGCCCTTATGTCCCTCTTACTCTCTTGTTCTAGAAAAACATCGGATCCTACTTCTTTGCCTACACTTCCAGTTTCTTATTCGAAGGAGAAGAAATCAAATAgcaataataaaacaaatattaggTCCTTGATATGGCAGTACATGGTAAAGTTGTGGCTGTTCATCAGGCTTTTGTTCAATACAGTTGTTGATGTTTTGCTTTTTGGCGCGACTGCTCTATTCTTGAAGGATTCCCAATCACCTTTTACAGTTGCAAAAGGATTTAACAACAAGCACTCTACTCGCCAAAGATTTGTTTATCGGACTGTTAGTTTGGAcgatattaaatttataaaaaatgccACAAACGCT ACTATTAACGATGTTATTTTGGGAATCACACAAGCGGCTTTGTCTCGTTATATCCACCGAAAATAcg ATGTTGAAGGCAAGATGAAAGAACAAATGAGATGCAGAGCCACTGTTCTAGTGAATCTGAGACCAGCTTTGGGAGTTCAA GCCGTAGCAGAAATGATTGAGAAGAATGCGATG CTTTTCCGTAACTTGTTTGGCTTTAAG GGTGCAGCAAAACTTGCTAAAAGAGTTCCATCTCAAACAACACTAGCTTTTTCAAACGTAGCTGGTCCACTTGAAGAAGTTTCTTGGTCAGGCCATCCGTTGGCATTCCTTGCCCCTACATGCTATGGCCAGCCCACT GGGCTAATGGTTCATGCGTGTAGCTATGCGAAGAAGTTAACATTTGCGATAACAGTTGATGAAGGAATGATTTCAGATCCTAACCAGCTTGGCGATGATTTTGTCGATTCATTTATAAGCATCAACGAGGCTGCTCGTTCAAAATTTAGAACCAAACTTCATTAG
- the LOC107029408 gene encoding O-acyltransferase WSD1-like: protein MEGKRKMSVKPLRIISNTSNLNGEKEAAMLLSPSSRMFHEPSYNVYVLAVMGWKVTINIDSIKAELQSKMLKHPRFSSLQVMDESGNMRWVPTRVNIDDHVIVPKFADNNNMDNDELVENYMSNLSTTNVDMSKPLWDFHILNVKTSHAEATCVFRIHHSIGDGAALMSFLLSCFRTTSDPTCLPKLPVFSSSNDKSNSSPNKNRKKNLWLYLVKLCLLLFNTMVDVLLFIATALFLKDSQTPFTTTQAFNASARQRYIYRSVSLDDIKFIKDVTNAKVNDVVLGIIQAALSRYFHRTHGKAGKFSVEGMRCRANVIVNLRPALGVQAIDEMIEKNVAVIQGNCFGFVLVPLSIGQLDNPLDYVAKAKTLMDRKKHSLGSQFSFYASQLFLNLFGFKGAAKLTQRVTSQTTLALSNVIGPREQISCAGHPLEFIAPTCSGYPTGIMVHVCSYVNKLTFTIAVDEGIIPDLNQFGDDFIKSFMLIKEAAHAHHTKLATKLD, encoded by the exons ATGgagggtaaaagaaaaatgagtGTGAAACCTCTTCGAATAATATCAAATACTAGTAATTTAAATGGAGAAAAAGAAGCAGCAATGTTATTAAGTCCATCTTCTCGAATGTTTCATGAACCATCCTACAATGTTTACGTCTTAGCCGTTATGGGCTGGAAAGTAACAATTAACATTGATTCCATCAAAGCTGAACTACAAAGCAAAATGCTTAAACACCCACGCTTTTCAAGTTTGCAG GTTATGGATGAGAGTGGAAATATGAGATGGGTTCCGACGAGAGTGAACATAGATGATCATGTCATAGTTCCCAAGTTTgctgataataataatatggacAATGACGAATTGGTTGAAAATTATATGTCAAACCTAAGTACAACAAATGTTGACATGTCGAAACCTCTATGGGATTTTCACATTCTTAACGTGAAAACGTCTCATGCTGAGGCAACTTGTGTTTTTCGTATTCATCATTCTATTGGAGATGGAGCTGCCCTCATGTCCTTCTTACTCTCTTGTTTTCGGACAACTTCGGATCCTACTTGTCTCCCCAAACTCCCTGTTTTTTCTTCCTCTAACGACAAATCAAATTCTTCACCaaacaaaaataggaaaaagaattTGTGGCTGTACCTCGTAAAGTTGTGCTTACTTTTGTTCAATACAATGGTTGATGTTTTGCTGTTTATAGCGACTGCGCTCTTCTTGAAGGACTCTCAAACACCTTTCACAACTACACAAGCGTTTAATGCGTCTGCTCGTCAGAGATATATCTATCGGAGCGTTAGCTTGGATGACATCAAATTTATAAAGGATGTCACAAACGCT AAGGTTAATGACGTTGTACTCGGCATAATTCAAGCAGCATTGTCTCGTTATTTCCATCGAACACACG GCAAGGCAGGGAAGTTTTCTGTAGAAGGAATGAGATGCAGAGCCAATGTCATAGTGAATTTGAGACCAGCTTTAGGGGTCCAA GCTATAGATGAAATGATTGAGAAGAATGTTGCAGTGATACAAGGAAATTGCTTTGGGTTTGTGTTAGTTCCGTTAAGTATAGGCCAATTAGATAATCCTCTTGATTATGTTGCCAAAGCTAAGACATTAATGGATCGAAAGAAGCATTCCCTTGGGTCTCAATTCTCCTTTTATGCTTCACAACTTTTCCTCAACTTGTTTGGCTTTAAG GGTGCAGCAAAACTTACTCAAAGAGTTACCTCCCAAACAACGTTAGCCCTTTCAAACGTAATTGGTCCGCGTGAACAAATTTCTTGCGCAGGCCATCCACTGGAATTCATTGCCCCAACATGCTCTGGCTATCCCACT gGGATAATGGTTCACGTGTGTAGCTATGTGAACAAGTTGACATTTACTATAGCAGTTGATGAAGGAATAATTCCAGATCTGAACCAGTTTGGTGATGATTTCATCAAGTCATTCATGCTTATTAAAGAGGCTGCTCATGCTCATCACACAAAATTGGCAACCAAACTTGACTAG